The Mucilaginibacter defluvii genome contains the following window.
TATTAATAGTGGCACTTAGAGCACTCTAAACCACCCATTACGGCTGCAGATACCTTCTGACCTTTTTTGATCATGTCATGTACCTGAGTCATCTTATCATAATACGCGTTGCCTTTAAAGTTAACCTCGGTACGTTTGTGGCACTGTATACACCATTTCATGGTCAGTGGCGAGTACTGGTAAACTTCAGACATGGTTTCGATAGGACCGTGGCATTGCTGACATTTTACACCGCCAACTACTACGTGTTGTGAGTGGTTGAAGTAAGCAAAATCAGGCAGGTTGTGTATACGTACCCATTGTATCGGCTTAGCCTTAGTGGTATCGTAAGTACCTTTATCCGGATCGTAACCCAGGGCATCGTAAATTTTGTGTATCTCCGGCGATTCGGTTTTAACCACCTTGTGGCAGTTCATACAAACGTTAAGCGACGGGATCGAAGCGTTTTTTGATTTGTACGCGCCCGAGTGGCAGTACTGGCAATCAATCTTCATGGCACCGGCGTGAAGCTCGTGCGAGTATTTGATAGGCTGTACCGGTTGGTAACCCTGGTGCATGTTGGTGTTCCACATGGTTACCCAGCTCCAGCTGCCCATGGCGGTAGCGCCGCAAAGCACTATAAAGAATACCAGCTTTTTATTTTTTAGCAGCTTTTTAACGCCGGCCAAACGATCAACAGGCTCACCTTCAACTTCCGCCTCTTCCTCAATTACCAGGTTTTTGTTTTTAAGCAACAGGCGCTCTAAAGTGCCAATTACCTTGTTCAACACCAGGATAACAATGAAAGCGATAACGATAACACCGATCAAACCCCAGATAAGCAAGCTGCTTGGGCCGGTTTCGGCAGGCACTTTGGTTGGATCTACTGGTTTTTCCTGTGATTTTTTGTAAGCATCACGAGCGTAAGCGATAATGTCGGTAACATCAGCGTCAGACAGCTCTGGGAAAGCCGTCATCGGAATCTGATTGTACTCATTGTAAATCTTGATCGCTTTTTCGTTTTTAGCAGCAATCAGCGCCTGGCTGTTCTGTATCCACTTGATCAGGTACGCATCGTCAGTTTCCGAAGTGATCTGTGGACCCAAAGCCGGGCCTACCAGCTTCGATTCGATCTTGTGACAGGCAGTACACTTGGCTTTAAAAATAGTTTCACCCTTTGCAGGGTCGCCCTGAGCGTTGGCCGCAGTGGTCAGCGCTGTAAGGCCCGCAAGCAGTAAAACCGTTCTCGAAAATTGTTTAAATAGTAATGAGATATTTCTCATAAAGCGTGTTTATGCTGAATTATATTTATTAATATTTTAAAAACCGGCGGCATTTAGTGCCGTTTATCCAATTTTTACAGCCACAAAAGTAAAATTTATTACAGTATGGCTGACAAAGAAATGACAGTTATCAACAATTTATAATCGTTCTAAACAAGATAAAAAACGCCTTTTTGAAGCTGTTTTACCATTTTTTTATTATGAGTGTTGATAAACACCCATTCAGTTGATAAAAATCATTTTTGATTTTTTGTTTATTGTTTTAATATCCACGCAAAAATAAGTGGTGCAACAATCGTCGCGTCAGACTCTACGATAAATTTAGGCGTGTTGATATCCAGCTTACCCCAGGTTATCTTCTCGTTAGGTACCGCGCCTGAGTATGAACCGTATGAAGTGGTCGAGTCAGATATCTGGCAGAAGTAGCTCCAGAACGGAATGTTTTCCATCTCCATATCCTGGTAAAGCATCGGTACAACACATATCGGGAAGTCGCCCGCTATACCGCCGCCAATCTGGAAAAAGCCGATACCCTTGCCTTCGGAGTTCTTTACATACCAGTCGGCCAGCCAGGCCATGTACTCAATACCACTTTTCATCGTAGTGGCTTTTATTTCGCCTTTTATTACGTACGAAGCGAAGATGTTGCCCATGGTTGAGTCTTCCCATCCCGGTACAACAATCGGCAGGTTCTTTTCAGCCGCCGCCAGCATCCATGAATTTTTCGGGTCGATCTCGTAATATTGCTCCAGCTCGCCGCTCAGCAATATCTTATACATGTATTCGTGCGGAAAGTAGCGCTCACCTGCGGTATCGGCATCTTTCCATATTTTGTGTATGTGCTTTTGCAGACGACGGAAGGCTTCTTCTTCGGGGATACAGGTATCGGTAACGCGGTTGTAATGGTTCTCTAACAAATCCCACTCATCCTGCGGACTAAGGTCGCGGTAGTTAGGTACGCGTTTGTAGTGCGAGTGCGCCACCAGGTTCATAATATCCTCCTCAAGGTTGGCACCTGTGCACGATATAATGTCTATTTTATCCTGACGGATCATTTCGGCCAGCGATATTCCCAACTCGGCAGTACTCATGGCACCGGCAAGGGTAACCATCATTTTACCGCCTTCGGTTAAATGGGTTTCATATCCTTTGGCAGCATCAACCAATGCGGCAGCATTAAAATGCAGGTAATTCTTCTCGATAAATTGAGATATCGGGCCTCTTGCTTCTGTACTCATGATGGTTACTTGTTAATTTTTTGCAAAAGTAGCTATTTTGTTGAGATGCGTATTTTAAAATTCTGAATTCCGCGCAGAGCGGTTTTGTATTATAATGATAACATCATTTTAAGCAACCCTTAAAACAAAACAAGGTTTTGCTGTTATAATAAATTCGCATCTTAGCGGCACCTTTATCTT
Protein-coding sequences here:
- a CDS encoding c-type cytochrome, which translates into the protein MRNISLLFKQFSRTVLLLAGLTALTTAANAQGDPAKGETIFKAKCTACHKIESKLVGPALGPQITSETDDAYLIKWIQNSQALIAAKNEKAIKIYNEYNQIPMTAFPELSDADVTDIIAYARDAYKKSQEKPVDPTKVPAETGPSSLLIWGLIGVIVIAFIVILVLNKVIGTLERLLLKNKNLVIEEEAEVEGEPVDRLAGVKKLLKNKKLVFFIVLCGATAMGSWSWVTMWNTNMHQGYQPVQPIKYSHELHAGAMKIDCQYCHSGAYKSKNASIPSLNVCMNCHKVVKTESPEIHKIYDALGYDPDKGTYDTTKAKPIQWVRIHNLPDFAYFNHSQHVVVGGVKCQQCHGPIETMSEVYQYSPLTMKWCIQCHKRTEVNFKGNAYYDKMTQVHDMIKKGQKVSAAVMGGLECSKCHY
- a CDS encoding deoxyhypusine synthase family protein, giving the protein MSTEARGPISQFIEKNYLHFNAAALVDAAKGYETHLTEGGKMMVTLAGAMSTAELGISLAEMIRQDKIDIISCTGANLEEDIMNLVAHSHYKRVPNYRDLSPQDEWDLLENHYNRVTDTCIPEEEAFRRLQKHIHKIWKDADTAGERYFPHEYMYKILLSGELEQYYEIDPKNSWMLAAAEKNLPIVVPGWEDSTMGNIFASYVIKGEIKATTMKSGIEYMAWLADWYVKNSEGKGIGFFQIGGGIAGDFPICVVPMLYQDMEMENIPFWSYFCQISDSTTSYGSYSGAVPNEKITWGKLDINTPKFIVESDATIVAPLIFAWILKQ